One window from the genome of Bdellovibrio sp. NC01 encodes:
- the grxD gene encoding Grx4 family monothiol glutaredoxin yields MNPTHQKIEGILGQNKVVLFMKGTQQFPMCGFSARACAILQDIGVQFHDVNVLDDEEIRSGIKEYGNWPTIPQLYINKQLVGGSDIMMEMYQSGELQDLLKA; encoded by the coding sequence ATGAATCCTACACACCAAAAAATCGAAGGCATTCTTGGCCAAAACAAAGTTGTGCTTTTCATGAAAGGCACTCAACAGTTCCCAATGTGCGGTTTCTCCGCACGTGCTTGCGCTATTCTTCAAGACATCGGTGTACAGTTTCACGATGTGAACGTACTTGATGACGAAGAAATTCGTTCAGGCATCAAAGAATACGGCAACTGGCCAACGATCCCACAACTTTACATCAACAAACAACTTGTTGGTGGTAGCGACATCATGATGGAAATGTACCAATCTGGTGAGCTTCAAGACCTTTTGAAAGCATAA
- a CDS encoding DUF2892 domain-containing protein → MRCNVALWDRILRFVFGVLLTTYAVAGGPFWAYIGIYGLITAGWGLCPVYAFFRIRTLKDYHRPTYDE, encoded by the coding sequence GTGAGATGCAATGTCGCCCTTTGGGACCGTATTCTGCGTTTTGTATTCGGTGTGTTGTTAACGACATACGCCGTCGCAGGTGGTCCATTTTGGGCGTACATTGGCATTTATGGCCTCATCACAGCAGGTTGGGGCTTGTGTCCTGTCTACGCATTCTTTAGAATCAGAACTCTAAAAGATTATCACCGACCGACTTACGACGAATAA
- a CDS encoding FAD-binding oxidoreductase, translating to MSQSALLALESFLKKEQIKTDEESLKYWGKDWTTYFDIKASAIVFPHTTEEVASLVKWARANKIALIPSGGRTGLSGAAVATQGEVVVSFDQMNKIKDFSPVDQTVIIEPGVVTESLQEFAHSKNLFYPVDFAAVGSSQMGGNISTNAGGIKVVRYGLTRDWVVGLKVVTGTGDILELNNALTKNATGYDLRHLFIGAEGTLGFITEATIKLAPAPPPMKVLVMAVSGLDAVMKIFAEFKTKTSLVAFEMFSDKALAKVLENTGLPAPLETQASFYVLAEVETRNDQDEEHALGVFEKCLEEGWVMDGVISQSDVQATTFWRYREDISESLAKYSPYKNDIAVTISKVPPFMEDLDKVLSQAYPTWEVVWFGHIGDGNLHINILRPQGMTKEEFVKECRKVDVMVFDTVKKYKGSISAEHGVGLTKKTFLNYTRSEAEIEMMKGIKKVFDPDNIMNPGKVFNY from the coding sequence ATGTCGCAATCAGCACTTCTCGCACTTGAAAGTTTTCTTAAAAAAGAACAAATCAAAACCGACGAAGAGAGTCTGAAATATTGGGGCAAAGACTGGACAACTTATTTCGATATCAAAGCTTCGGCTATCGTTTTCCCACACACAACTGAAGAAGTCGCAAGCCTTGTTAAATGGGCGCGCGCTAACAAAATCGCATTGATTCCTTCAGGCGGTCGCACAGGTTTATCGGGTGCTGCTGTAGCAACGCAAGGTGAAGTGGTTGTGTCGTTTGATCAAATGAATAAGATCAAAGACTTCTCTCCTGTTGATCAAACAGTGATTATCGAACCGGGTGTTGTGACTGAATCTTTGCAAGAATTCGCACACTCAAAAAATCTTTTTTATCCCGTCGACTTCGCAGCCGTTGGCTCTTCGCAAATGGGCGGAAATATTTCTACCAATGCGGGTGGTATCAAGGTTGTACGCTATGGTCTGACGCGTGACTGGGTTGTGGGTTTGAAAGTTGTGACTGGTACGGGCGATATCTTAGAGTTGAACAATGCTTTAACTAAGAACGCCACAGGTTACGATCTTCGTCATTTGTTCATTGGTGCTGAAGGCACTTTGGGTTTCATCACGGAAGCAACAATCAAATTAGCTCCGGCTCCCCCACCAATGAAAGTTTTGGTGATGGCAGTCAGCGGTCTTGATGCTGTGATGAAGATCTTTGCTGAATTTAAAACTAAAACTTCGCTGGTGGCGTTTGAAATGTTTTCGGACAAAGCGCTGGCGAAGGTTCTTGAAAACACAGGTCTACCAGCGCCACTTGAAACGCAAGCAAGCTTTTATGTGTTAGCGGAAGTTGAAACTCGCAACGACCAAGATGAAGAACATGCTTTGGGTGTGTTTGAAAAATGCTTGGAAGAAGGCTGGGTTATGGACGGTGTCATCAGCCAATCCGACGTGCAAGCGACAACGTTCTGGAGATACCGTGAAGATATCTCTGAATCATTGGCGAAGTATTCTCCGTACAAAAACGATATCGCTGTGACGATTTCTAAAGTTCCGCCATTCATGGAGGACTTAGATAAAGTCTTGTCACAAGCTTACCCAACATGGGAAGTGGTGTGGTTCGGTCATATCGGTGATGGCAACTTGCACATCAACATCCTAAGACCACAAGGCATGACAAAAGAAGAATTCGTTAAAGAGTGCCGTAAAGTTGACGTGATGGTTTTTGATACTGTGAAAAAGTACAAAGGCTCGATTTCAGCAGAACACGGTGTGGGTTTGACGAAGAAGACTTTCTTGAACTACACACGTTCTGAGGCGGAAATTGAAATGATGAAAGGGATCAAAAAAGTCTTTGATCCCGACAACATCATGAATCCAGGAAAAGTATTTAACTATTGA
- the serA gene encoding phosphoglycerate dehydrogenase, translating into MTAPRILLVENIHEVAKQKLSEEGFHVDMLSHAPTEDELIQLVANYDVLGIRSKTEITKKVLDNSKHLLTIGCFCIGTNQVDLSVAREKGIPVFNAPHSNTRSVAELVIAEMIALSRQLGDRNTKAHVGEWVKSAVGSKEVRGKTLGIVGYGHIGSQVSVLAESMGLKVVFFDVIKKLPLGNAVAMHSLEELLKVSDFVTLHVPETPETKDMIGAKELAAMKKDAHLINASRGTVVVIPALVEALKSKHIGGCAIDVFPEEPASNKEKFVSPLQGVANVILTPHIGGSTEEAQYAIGIEVAESFRRYLKIGSTSGAVNFPNVDLPVKQGTSRLLNVHRNEPGVLGEINGLISKAGANIEGQYLSTDERIGYLVMDVHSSHAKALAGEIEKLSRSIRTRVVY; encoded by the coding sequence ATGACAGCACCTAGAATTCTCCTCGTAGAAAATATCCATGAAGTGGCAAAACAAAAGCTCAGCGAAGAGGGCTTTCATGTTGACATGCTTTCACATGCTCCGACTGAAGATGAATTGATTCAGCTTGTAGCCAACTATGACGTTCTTGGCATTCGTTCGAAAACAGAGATCACTAAAAAAGTTTTAGATAACAGCAAACATCTTCTGACGATCGGCTGTTTTTGTATTGGCACAAACCAAGTCGATCTTTCGGTCGCTCGTGAAAAAGGCATTCCAGTTTTCAATGCGCCTCACTCGAACACGCGTTCGGTTGCGGAACTTGTGATTGCAGAGATGATTGCGCTATCTCGTCAATTGGGTGATCGCAACACCAAAGCTCACGTCGGTGAGTGGGTGAAATCAGCAGTTGGTTCTAAAGAAGTGCGCGGAAAAACTTTGGGTATCGTGGGTTACGGTCATATCGGTAGCCAGGTCAGCGTCTTGGCTGAATCGATGGGCTTGAAAGTTGTATTCTTTGACGTGATCAAAAAACTTCCACTTGGAAATGCAGTGGCAATGCACAGTCTTGAAGAGCTTTTGAAAGTTTCAGATTTTGTTACATTGCACGTGCCAGAAACTCCAGAAACGAAAGATATGATTGGCGCTAAAGAGCTGGCTGCGATGAAAAAAGACGCGCACTTGATCAACGCCAGCCGCGGAACTGTAGTCGTCATTCCAGCCCTAGTAGAGGCCTTAAAATCAAAGCACATCGGCGGTTGCGCGATCGACGTGTTTCCTGAAGAACCGGCTTCGAACAAAGAAAAATTCGTGTCACCTTTACAGGGTGTTGCGAACGTGATTCTGACTCCGCATATCGGGGGCAGCACGGAAGAGGCCCAATATGCCATTGGTATCGAGGTCGCTGAAAGCTTCCGTCGTTATTTGAAAATTGGTTCGACTTCGGGGGCAGTGAACTTCCCAAATGTGGATTTGCCAGTGAAGCAGGGGACGTCTCGTTTGCTGAACGTGCATAGAAACGAACCTGGTGTTCTTGGAGAGATCAACGGTCTTATTTCCAAAGCCGGCGCCAACATCGAAGGGCAGTATCTGTCGACAGACGAGCGCATCGGTTACTTGGTGATGGACGTACATTCCTCTCATGCAAAGGCTTTGGCAGGGGAGATTGAAAAACTCTCCCGTTCCATCAGAACCCGTGTGGTGTACTGA
- a CDS encoding sigma-54 dependent transcriptional regulator: MSNTRVFSLLVVDDDPLIHQALKMSLPSQWKLFSAHKLEAIQYERFYHAAFVDMHLEPGTEKAAGPSVIAKLLKHNPQLDVVAMSGDLNRSLMETCLKAGAQKFLAKPLMPEEVLLVLEKMEALWDLRNVDPHADRNTLRWVGNSEASQKIKKRIAELRGESNSVLIEGETGCGKEVVARLLHDQEGERPFIAVNVASIPDNLFESEMFGHVKGAFTGADQNKVGLTEAANGGDLFLDEIEALPLVQQAKLLRFLETGEVRRVGAKESTFVKTRVIVASNKPLDKMVAAGEFREDLLYRLASQRITLPPLRERLDDIADLSQHFLAAERPRRNKSFTEDGLESLKKYNWPGNVRELKRVCEQLSLTSPLPFIREEDVTAWLKPAAVTGSAPSYTVIDFSKGLNALVDEFEAHVIRTAHQQTKNADETANLLQISRSNLYKKLSQYKIQEETP, from the coding sequence ATGAGCAACACTCGAGTTTTCTCTCTACTTGTCGTCGACGATGACCCACTTATTCATCAAGCTTTGAAAATGAGCTTGCCGTCACAGTGGAAACTTTTTTCTGCGCACAAATTGGAAGCTATTCAGTATGAACGCTTCTATCATGCGGCCTTCGTAGATATGCATCTTGAACCCGGCACAGAGAAAGCAGCTGGACCTTCTGTTATCGCAAAATTATTGAAGCACAATCCGCAATTGGATGTCGTAGCGATGTCAGGAGATCTGAACAGAAGCCTGATGGAAACTTGTCTAAAGGCTGGGGCACAAAAGTTTTTAGCGAAGCCCTTGATGCCTGAAGAAGTTTTGCTGGTCTTAGAAAAAATGGAAGCGCTGTGGGATCTGCGTAACGTTGATCCGCACGCCGATAGAAATACTTTGCGTTGGGTCGGCAATTCCGAAGCTTCACAAAAAATCAAAAAGCGTATCGCTGAACTTCGTGGTGAAAGCAATTCCGTTTTGATCGAAGGTGAAACTGGTTGCGGTAAAGAAGTTGTCGCGCGCCTGCTTCACGATCAAGAAGGCGAACGCCCCTTCATCGCCGTCAACGTTGCCAGCATTCCCGATAATTTATTTGAATCAGAAATGTTTGGTCACGTAAAAGGCGCCTTCACCGGTGCTGATCAAAATAAAGTGGGTCTGACTGAAGCCGCGAACGGTGGCGATTTGTTCTTGGATGAAATCGAAGCCTTGCCTTTGGTTCAACAAGCAAAACTTTTGCGCTTCCTTGAAACCGGCGAAGTTCGCAGAGTCGGTGCGAAAGAAAGTACCTTCGTAAAAACTCGCGTGATCGTGGCTTCCAATAAACCACTCGACAAAATGGTCGCAGCTGGTGAGTTCCGTGAAGACTTACTGTATCGCCTGGCTTCACAAAGAATTACTCTGCCACCTTTGCGCGAGCGTCTTGATGACATCGCGGATCTTAGCCAACACTTCTTGGCAGCAGAACGTCCGCGTCGCAACAAAAGCTTTACGGAAGATGGACTTGAGTCATTGAAAAAATACAACTGGCCTGGTAACGTGCGCGAACTAAAACGCGTGTGTGAACAACTCAGCCTGACTTCCCCACTGCCATTCATTCGTGAAGAAGATGTGACAGCATGGTTGAAGCCTGCGGCGGTGACTGGATCAGCTCCGTCATACACGGTTATTGATTTTAGCAAAGGCTTGAATGCTTTGGTGGATGAGTTCGAAGCTCACGTGATTCGCACGGCTCACCAACAAACCAAGAATGCGGATGAAACGGCAAACTTGCTGCAAATTTCGCGTTCGAATCTGTATAAGAAATTAAGCCAGTACAAGATCCAAGAGGAAACTCCATGA
- a CDS encoding phosphatidate cytidylyltransferase, producing MNFNFPNFPIHLDLPTAWESHIYRQTVFIVLSIIFGSGLIIFFFRNKNYYFVQSWASIKSWLIAAPLMFIIMGLPEPWPLVMLACIAIFGAKVFFQIMGMFHRSNFVMITYLGIIGLTLCCYFNRLDIYNIMPMIVLGFACLVPLVRNSYKRMIQYISLTLLAFIFLGWSFMHLGLILRFPNGVFQVMYLIILTEFCDNTNLAVGRYIGGWKLFPGINPRRSVGSTAVSIALTLFLAGCMRFLLPDGSEKYWLSAGLVAGLGGFVGDLLMTVVRRDAGMKTVGPFIIGRGDFLHRIDRLIFVAPIYYYLMTAIL from the coding sequence ATGAATTTTAATTTCCCCAACTTCCCTATTCACCTTGATTTGCCAACTGCCTGGGAAAGTCACATCTATCGCCAAACAGTGTTCATCGTTCTGTCGATCATCTTCGGTTCGGGCCTGATCATTTTCTTCTTCAGAAACAAGAACTATTACTTCGTGCAATCTTGGGCGAGTATTAAAAGCTGGCTGATTGCTGCGCCTTTAATGTTTATTATTATGGGCCTGCCTGAACCTTGGCCATTGGTGATGCTGGCGTGTATTGCGATTTTTGGTGCGAAAGTCTTCTTCCAAATCATGGGGATGTTCCATCGTAGCAACTTCGTGATGATCACTTATCTAGGCATCATCGGCCTGACGTTATGCTGTTACTTTAATCGTTTAGATATCTACAACATCATGCCGATGATCGTTTTAGGTTTCGCGTGCTTGGTACCACTGGTGCGCAATTCTTATAAGCGCATGATTCAGTACATTTCTTTGACGTTACTGGCCTTCATCTTTTTGGGTTGGTCATTCATGCACTTGGGCTTGATCTTACGTTTCCCGAACGGCGTCTTCCAAGTGATGTACTTGATCATCTTGACGGAGTTCTGTGACAACACGAACTTGGCAGTCGGCCGTTACATCGGTGGCTGGAAATTGTTCCCTGGAATCAACCCGCGTCGTTCAGTTGGCAGTACGGCAGTTTCAATTGCTCTGACTTTGTTCCTTGCTGGCTGTATGCGTTTCTTGCTTCCAGATGGATCGGAAAAGTACTGGTTGTCGGCGGGTCTTGTCGCAGGTCTTGGCGGTTTCGTTGGTGACTTGTTGATGACGGTTGTACGTCGTGATGCGGGTATGAAAACGGTGGGACCGTTCATTATCGGTCGTGGTGATTTCCTTCACCGTATTGACCGCTTGATCTTTGTTGCACCGATTTACTATTACTTGATGACGGCGATTTTATGA
- a CDS encoding lysophospholipid acyltransferase family protein, with protein MKDWDYENEQWTKLPTYLKHLPLFTRHIDLFSVCMRFLWSIFLKNIAFKYYIRLQVKGVPFKELYRTQPKLIIISNHASHLDATSIAAAIPRRFWLSVYIAAAKDYFFSNPLFTFFSQHCLGAIPIDRKDRKGEAVNLILKLLTELPRMWLIIFPEGTRSQTGKVQEFKRGVSIFSEKTQTPILFTYLEGNLDLWPKGQFFAKPGKLVLHVGPVHPPAPIKEVYTAYKSWVLTINPNAFAIEEPKADVATSTTAPATKEDIDDFNQ; from the coding sequence ATGAAGGATTGGGATTACGAAAACGAGCAGTGGACCAAACTGCCGACCTATTTAAAACATCTTCCGCTGTTCACACGTCATATTGACTTGTTCAGCGTGTGCATGCGCTTTTTGTGGTCGATCTTTCTTAAAAACATCGCCTTTAAATACTACATTCGTTTGCAGGTAAAAGGTGTTCCGTTCAAAGAACTGTATCGCACTCAACCGAAGTTAATTATTATCAGTAATCACGCCAGCCATTTGGATGCGACATCGATTGCGGCAGCTATTCCGCGCCGTTTTTGGCTTAGCGTTTATATCGCAGCTGCAAAAGATTATTTCTTTTCAAATCCGTTGTTCACATTCTTTTCGCAACACTGCTTAGGCGCGATTCCGATCGATCGTAAAGACCGCAAAGGCGAAGCTGTGAACTTGATCTTGAAACTTCTGACGGAACTACCACGCATGTGGTTGATTATTTTCCCGGAAGGCACGCGTTCACAAACTGGCAAAGTACAAGAATTCAAACGTGGTGTTTCGATCTTTTCTGAAAAAACTCAGACACCGATTTTGTTCACATACCTTGAGGGCAACTTAGATCTTTGGCCGAAGGGTCAGTTCTTTGCAAAACCGGGTAAACTTGTTTTGCACGTAGGTCCGGTTCACCCGCCTGCTCCGATCAAAGAGGTTTATACTGCTTATAAGAGCTGGGTTCTGACGATCAATCCAAATGCCTTCGCGATTGAGGAACCGAAAGCTGACGTTGCAACTTCGACAACGGCTCCAGCGACGAAAGAGGATATCGATGACTTCAACCAATGA
- a CDS encoding MBL fold metallo-hydrolase: protein MTSTNETRHLKIGPYEICPIPTGLFGLDGGAMFGTVPKVLWEKSNPADEKNRIQMEARALLLKSPGNNILIDTGNGSDFVAKYGDKLGNKFKDLYNIDDSGPSLKKSLQAHGLKPEDINNVVITHFHFDHAGGATTEKDGKLVPTFPNAKYWAQKGNLETASHPNLRERASYYPANYQPLLDAGVLTLLDGDTENFLPGLSAFISNGHTEKQQMVKVTDGQTTLLYCGDVVPTSTHVKIPWLMGYDLQPVVLMEEKQKYLSQAADNNWYLFFEHDPYCDAALIERSGHDFSVQKRFWL, encoded by the coding sequence ATGACTTCAACCAATGAAACTCGCCATCTTAAAATTGGTCCTTATGAAATCTGCCCGATTCCGACTGGCTTGTTCGGCTTGGATGGTGGCGCGATGTTTGGAACTGTTCCAAAAGTTCTTTGGGAAAAATCGAATCCTGCCGACGAAAAAAATCGCATTCAAATGGAAGCTCGTGCGTTGCTTTTGAAAAGCCCCGGCAACAACATTCTGATTGATACTGGAAACGGTAGCGACTTTGTTGCGAAGTACGGCGATAAACTTGGCAACAAATTTAAAGATCTCTACAACATCGATGACAGTGGCCCTTCATTGAAAAAATCTTTGCAAGCTCATGGCTTGAAACCAGAAGACATCAACAATGTTGTGATCACGCATTTCCACTTTGACCATGCTGGTGGCGCCACAACTGAAAAAGATGGCAAACTTGTTCCAACGTTTCCGAATGCAAAATATTGGGCACAAAAAGGCAACTTAGAAACTGCAAGTCATCCCAATTTGCGTGAACGCGCAAGTTACTATCCTGCGAATTATCAACCGCTCTTGGATGCTGGTGTTTTAACTCTACTTGATGGCGATACGGAAAATTTCCTTCCTGGACTTTCTGCATTCATTTCAAATGGTCATACGGAAAAGCAACAGATGGTGAAAGTTACTGATGGTCAAACGACTCTGCTTTATTGCGGTGACGTGGTACCGACATCAACACACGTAAAAATACCGTGGTTGATGGGCTACGATTTACAGCCGGTTGTATTGATGGAAGAAAAACAAAAATATCTTAGCCAAGCTGCTGATAATAACTGGTACCTATTCTTCGAACATGATCCTTATTGTGATGCTGCTTTGATCGAACGAAGTGGCCACGACTTTTCAGTTCAAAAAAGATTCTGGCTCTAA
- a CDS encoding YihY/virulence factor BrkB family protein, with amino-acid sequence MRKLWQVFKNTGRQMRDGEIQLVAASLSFSTIVGMVPFLAVVLATFQSIGGLEALYPKVEGFLLVYLKEAAGSDVTKFIRIFIKNINAGKLGTTGAIFLFITSLKLMHDMEVGINRVWAHPRTRPFYKRLIYQWILILLIPIALAIYVGFISLDQFQYARRILPVGVTNSMVLVGCLYLIYKLVPDLKVHSKAALISAFISAIALFCVHKGFAFLTVEVFNYNKIYGSFAALPILLLWLLALWYVILAGVALCAGIQKRHIA; translated from the coding sequence ATGAGAAAACTATGGCAGGTCTTTAAAAACACCGGCCGCCAAATGCGCGATGGAGAAATCCAACTTGTCGCAGCTTCTTTGTCATTTTCAACAATCGTGGGCATGGTTCCCTTTCTAGCAGTCGTTCTTGCAACCTTCCAATCTATCGGTGGCCTTGAAGCTCTTTATCCCAAAGTGGAAGGCTTTCTGTTGGTATATTTAAAAGAAGCAGCCGGCAGCGACGTCACGAAGTTCATTCGCATCTTCATCAAGAATATCAACGCTGGAAAACTTGGAACGACAGGTGCCATCTTCTTGTTCATCACTTCATTGAAGTTGATGCACGACATGGAGGTAGGCATCAACCGTGTGTGGGCACATCCGCGCACTCGTCCGTTTTATAAGCGTCTGATCTATCAATGGATCTTGATTCTTTTGATTCCAATTGCTTTGGCGATCTACGTGGGCTTTATCTCTTTAGATCAATTCCAATATGCGCGTCGTATTCTTCCGGTGGGCGTGACAAACAGCATGGTTTTGGTCGGTTGCTTGTACCTTATCTATAAATTGGTGCCAGATTTAAAGGTCCATTCGAAAGCGGCCTTGATTAGCGCCTTTATTTCAGCAATCGCTTTATTCTGCGTGCACAAGGGCTTTGCCTTCTTAACTGTGGAAGTTTTTAATTATAATAAAATCTATGGCTCTTTTGCGGCCCTGCCTATCTTGCTGTTGTGGTTGCTGGCATTGTGGTACGTGATCCTTGCTGGCGTCGCACTGTGCGCGGGAATTCAAAAGAGACACATCGCTTAA
- a CDS encoding putative quinol monooxygenase — MVIVARWIVQVQHLNTVLGLLKELQVHSRQEPASRCYDFYQDPAAPEKILIYEEYNDEEGIEAHRMSPHFQSIIPKILPMLKDRSVQVFEQR; from the coding sequence ATGGTCATCGTTGCACGTTGGATAGTGCAAGTTCAGCACCTCAACACAGTCTTAGGTCTTCTTAAAGAGTTACAAGTTCATTCTCGCCAAGAACCCGCAAGCCGCTGTTACGATTTCTATCAAGACCCTGCGGCTCCTGAAAAAATTCTGATCTATGAAGAATACAATGACGAAGAAGGAATCGAAGCTCATCGTATGAGCCCTCATTTTCAATCGATAATACCCAAGATATTGCCGATGTTAAAAGATCGCTCTGTGCAAGTCTTTGAACAACGCTAG
- a CDS encoding GNAT family N-acetyltransferase — translation MKPFPEILTTNFRLRCFTDKDLDVVFYALSHPDVIRYYGISYATKEETKLQMDWFRRIWLEQSGCWWAIEDSSGKVIGGLGFNNWTHVHNKAEMGYWLLPQAWGQGILRECIPALLNFALNECKIHRLEATVESENERSHKVLNFHGFKHEGRLQDAEKKNGKYITIDYYALINPRF, via the coding sequence ATGAAACCCTTTCCGGAAATCCTAACAACAAATTTCCGGTTAAGATGTTTCACCGATAAAGATCTTGATGTCGTATTTTACGCTCTATCACACCCAGATGTGATTCGTTATTACGGCATCTCTTACGCGACTAAAGAAGAAACTAAATTGCAAATGGACTGGTTTCGCCGCATCTGGCTTGAACAAAGCGGATGCTGGTGGGCCATTGAAGACTCATCAGGCAAAGTGATTGGCGGCTTGGGTTTTAATAATTGGACCCATGTGCACAATAAAGCCGAGATGGGTTATTGGTTACTTCCGCAAGCGTGGGGGCAGGGGATCTTGCGCGAATGTATACCTGCGCTTTTAAATTTTGCTTTGAATGAATGCAAAATCCATCGCCTGGAAGCAACGGTTGAAAGCGAAAATGAACGCTCGCATAAAGTTTTAAATTTTCACGGCTTTAAACACGAGGGCCGTTTGCAAGATGCCGAAAAGAAAAACGGCAAATACATCACGATTGATTATTACGCTTTAATTAATCCGCGTTTCTAG
- a CDS encoding methylglyoxal synthase: protein MKKRRTVALIAHDGKKAEMIAFVKDNLEFFKGFDLVATSTTGKHVQQTGLKIKRFLSGPLGGDAQIAALVATGKCEAVIFMRDPLGMHPHDPDISTLMRICDVHNVPLATNPSTAQLIVKGLAKNLLQKIP from the coding sequence ATGAAAAAACGTAGAACAGTCGCCCTTATTGCACATGACGGAAAAAAGGCAGAGATGATTGCCTTTGTGAAAGACAATCTTGAATTCTTTAAGGGCTTTGATCTGGTTGCAACATCGACAACTGGCAAACACGTTCAGCAAACAGGCCTTAAAATCAAACGCTTCCTTTCGGGGCCTTTAGGTGGTGATGCGCAAATCGCGGCGCTTGTTGCAACTGGAAAGTGTGAAGCTGTGATTTTTATGCGTGATCCATTGGGCATGCATCCTCACGATCCAGATATCTCGACACTGATGCGTATCTGTGACGTTCACAACGTGCCTTTGGCGACGAATCCTTCAACGGCTCAATTGATCGTTAAAGGTCTTGCGAAAAACCTTCTACAAAAAATTCCATGA
- a CDS encoding type 1 glutamine amidotransferase domain-containing protein produces MNTRIKKILMPLPSRDFDPTETAIPWQTLTRSTTQVYFATPDGKVSQCDQRMLYGYGLGFLSSFLIADKNAQSAYRAMEASPEFQSPMKWSDIRSEDFDGLLLPGGHAPGMKEYLESEFLQNVVCSFFEMQKPVGAICHGVVLAARSRNKNGQSVLSGKKTTSLLAVQELLAWGLTCLWLGNYYRTYSQTVEAEVRQSLKSSADFVKGPAPLLRDSLAHMDRGFALTDGNYISARWPGDAHVFSNAFLARLKQ; encoded by the coding sequence ATGAATACCCGAATAAAGAAAATTCTGATGCCTTTGCCATCACGGGATTTCGATCCTACAGAAACGGCTATTCCGTGGCAGACTTTAACTCGCTCCACTACACAGGTGTATTTTGCAACACCGGACGGAAAAGTAAGTCAGTGTGATCAACGCATGTTGTATGGATATGGCTTAGGCTTCTTAAGTTCATTTCTGATCGCCGATAAAAATGCGCAAAGTGCTTATCGTGCAATGGAAGCGTCGCCGGAATTTCAAAGTCCGATGAAATGGTCAGATATTCGTTCCGAGGACTTTGACGGTCTTCTTCTGCCAGGAGGTCACGCTCCTGGAATGAAGGAGTATTTGGAATCAGAATTTTTACAAAACGTAGTGTGCAGTTTTTTTGAAATGCAAAAGCCAGTGGGTGCAATTTGCCACGGTGTTGTGTTGGCGGCTCGCAGTCGAAATAAAAATGGCCAAAGTGTATTGTCGGGGAAAAAGACAACCTCACTTTTAGCAGTCCAAGAACTTTTAGCCTGGGGACTGACGTGTCTTTGGCTTGGTAACTATTATCGGACTTATTCGCAAACCGTAGAGGCGGAAGTACGTCAGAGTTTAAAATCTTCCGCTGACTTTGTGAAAGGCCCAGCACCACTTTTACGTGATAGTTTGGCCCATATGGATCGTGGTTTTGCGCTGACTGACGGAAATTATATTTCAGCGCGTTGGCCAGGTGACGCTCACGTGTTTTCTAATGCGTTTTTAGCTCGGTTAAAACAATAA